One Gimesia sp. DNA segment encodes these proteins:
- a CDS encoding RidA family protein has product MSAEQKAAELGLNFEPIEPGYLNLCIRTGNLLMTSGHVSDQKGRLGENVSLEEGIAAARDCAVKILRSVRDEHGTLDGLRVIKLLGCVNSTPDFTDQHLVINGASDLFHELYGKAGDGYHARSALGFAALPTGVAVEVEAIFEIIDA; this is encoded by the coding sequence CTGAACTGGGGCTGAATTTTGAGCCCATTGAACCTGGGTATCTCAATCTCTGTATTCGTACCGGTAACCTGTTGATGACTTCAGGTCATGTGAGTGATCAGAAGGGACGTCTGGGTGAAAACGTAAGCCTCGAAGAAGGGATTGCTGCGGCCCGCGATTGTGCCGTCAAGATTCTGCGGTCAGTTCGCGATGAGCACGGAACACTCGATGGACTGCGGGTCATCAAGCTGCTCGGCTGTGTCAATTCCACTCCTGATTTTACCGATCAGCACCTGGTGATTAATGGTGCTTCTGATCTGTTCCACGAACTCTACGGCAAGGCCGGCGATGGCTATCATGCCCGCAGTGCACTCGGTTTTGCAGCGCTGCCTACGGGTGTGGCAGTTGAAGTGGAAGCGATTTTCGAAATTATCGATGCCTAA